The sequence below is a genomic window from Sorangiineae bacterium MSr12523.
CTGGGGCAGGGAACCGCTGCCGAGCGACGCGATAAGCGCAACCGTGTCCCTGGACCGGTCGAGCCTCCATCCGAGGACGAGATATGGTCGATTCCGCAGCCTGGATCGGAGCGGCACCGCCAACTCGAGGCGCTCGGCCTCGAGGCCCTGCAAAAGGGAGAGCTCGCATTCGCGGTGCTCGCGGGCGGCATGGCCACGCGCATGGGCGGCGTCGTCAAAGCGCTGGTCGAGGTCACGCCGGGGCACACGTTCCTCGACGTGCGTCTGCGTGAAAATCGCCTCTGGTCGGAGCGCGCGGGCAAGCCGGTGCCGCTCTGGCTGATGACCAGCGATGCCACGGACGAGCCCACGCGCAGTGCGCTCTCGAAGGCGGGTGTTGGCGCGCACGTGAAGACCTTCCTGCAGGATCTCGGCCCGAGACTCACGCCCGATGGGCACCTGTTTCGCGGCGCCGATGGTCGGCCGAGCCTCTACTCACCGGGACACGGCGATCTCGTGGACGCGGTGCGGCGATCCGGGCTGCTACGCGATTTCCTGGCCGCCGGTGGGCGATACGTCTGGATCGCCAACCTCGACAACTTGGGCGCGACCATCGATCCGGTTTTGCTGGGCCTGTTCATCGAGAACCACACGAAGGGCCAGCGCGTCGACGTCATGTGCGAAGTGACCGACAAGGATCCGGGCGACCGGGGCGGCATTCCGGTGCATGCGCTCGGCAAGCTGCAAGTCCTGGAAGAATTTCGCCTTCCTCGCGATTTCGATGCGACCAAAGTCTCCGTATTCAATACGAACACCTTCGTCGTGGGGGCCGAGGCGCTGCAAACCGCCGACATTGCGTGGAATTGGTTCGAGGTCGAAAAAAATGTCGACGGCAAGCCGGCCATTCAGTTCGAACGGCTGCTTCAGGAGCTTACCGGCGCCATGCGTGCGGCCTATGTTCGTGTACCGCGGCGCGGAGCCGCATCGCGGTTCCTTCCGGTCAAAGACCGCGAGGAGCTCGAGGCGCGCCGAAACACGATCCTCGAAGTCGCTCGAAGCCGCGGTATCCTTCTCCCCTAACGTCCGATTCGAAACCCAATGACGAGCATTACCTCCGAACTCGAAATTGCCGACATGGGCACGCTCCTCACATTGAGCGGCCCGCAGAATGAAAAACTTCGCGCCATCGAGCGCGAAGCGGACGTCCAAGTCGGTTTGCGTGGCAATACCATCTTCATTCAAGGGGAGCCCGACGCCGTCGCGTTGGTCGAGCGTTTCCTCTCGGAATCGGCGAATCTGCTCACCACGCGCGGCATCCGCGTCGATACCGTCGACATGCGCCGCGCCCTGCGCATGCTGCGCGAAGACCCCGAACGGCGCCTCTCGGATATCTTCGCGTTCGACCGCGATGGCGGTGAGGACGTGGTCACCCTGGGCTCCGCGCGGCGTCCCATTGGGCCGCGTGGCATGGCGCAAAAGCGGTACGTGGAGTCCATTCGCAGCCACGATCTCACCTTTGGCATCGGTCCGGCGGGGACGGGCAAGACGTATTTGGCCATGGCGTGCGCCGTGGCCGCGCTCAAATCGGGCGCGGCCAAGCGCATCGTGCTTACGCGTCCCGCCGTGGAAGCTGGTGAAAAGCTTGGCTTTTTGCCCGGCGATTTGGCCGAAAAGGTGAATCCGTATCTGCGCCCGCTCTACGATGCGCTCAACGACATGATGGACTTCGACAAAGCCCAGGGGCTCATCACCCGCGGCGCGATCGAGGTGGCGCCGCTCGCGTTCATGCGCGGGCGCACCCTGAACGACTCGTTCGTCATCCTGGACGAAGCGCAGAATACGACGTCGGATCAAATGCGCATGTTCCTCACCCGATTGGGATACAATTCCAAAGCCGTGGTGACGGGAGACGTGACACAGGTCGACCTGCCCGAGGGCCGCTCCAGCGGATTGGCCGAGGCGCGCGACCTGCTCGGGAAGGTACCCGGCATTGCCTTCTGCCATTTCACGGACGTGGACGTGGTGCGGCATCCCCTCGTTCAAAAGATCATCTTGGCTTACGAGTCGCGCGATTCGACGCGGAGGGCGGGAACGGCCCCGCAGTCTTCCGAAACACGATGATGGAGCAGCCATGTCCTACGGCGATGATGGGGGCCCCGCGACGGAGCGCATGACGGGGGGAGCGGCGGATATGGGCGCACTCGTGGCTCGCCTCGCGCGGGCGGGGGATGCTCTTCGCCACGATGGCCGCCTTCCGCCGCACTGGGTGAGCAGCCCGCACCCGTTGCTCTTGATGGTCGCGCAGAACAGTCACATCGTGCTGGTGGCGCCGGCCATCGTGTGGGACCGCGGGCGCGAGCTCCTCAAGCCGTTCTCGGACCGATTCGCCCAAGAGGGGGCGATGCTCGTGCTCATGGGCCACCCGCGCGAGGGCGACTTTGCGCAGGCCATGAACAAGGGCCTGGCGAGCATCGTTTCCGAGGAGCCCTCGCCCGACGAGCTCCACGTGGCCGTCTTCCGCGCGCTCGAGCTCCTCGAGGCCAAGGTGCACGCCGAAAGCCGCGCCCGCTCGCTGCGTCGCTACCGCTACGAGGTGGCCGAGCTCGTCGACATCGCCCGCGCGATGACCACCGAGCGCGACGTGAACAAGCTTCTCTCGGTCGTCCTGGAGAAGAGCCGCTTCATCACCGGCGCCGATGCGGGGAGCATTTACGTCGTCGAGGGCGAGGAGAAAAACCGGCGCCTGCGCTTCAAGCTCACGCAGAACGACTCGGTGCATTTCGATGCGCGCGAGTTCGTGATTCCGCTGTCCAACCGCAGCATCGCCGGCAGCGCGGCTCGCAGCAAAAAGCCCATCAACATTGCCGACGTTTACGAATTACCGCCGGGGTCGCCGTACGGATTCGACAAAAGCTTCGACCAGAAAATCGGATATTTGACCAAATCGATGCTCACCTATCCGCTGATTTCCCAGCGCGACGAGGTCATCGGGGTCATTTCGCTCATCAACAAGAAGAAAGAGCCGCACAAGCTCCTGCTCTCGCCGGAGGACTTCGAGGAGCAGGTCATCCCCTTCGACGAACGAAGCGAAGAGCTGCTCGGCATGCTCGCGGCGCAAGCCGGCGTTTCGCTGGAGAATACGCTGCTCTACGACGAAATTCGGATGCTCTTCGAGGGCTTCGTCAAGGCCAGCGTGGAGGCCATCGAGTCGCGCGATCCGACGACGAGCGGTCACTCGCGCCGCGTGGCCGATCTCACCGTGGAGCTGGCGAAGGCCGTCGACAAGGAGAGCACCGGACCGTATGCGGATGCGTTTTTCAGCCGCGAGGACATTCGCGAACTCGAATACGCGAGCCTGCTTCACGACTTCGGAAAAATCGGGGTTCGCGAACGCGTTCTGGTGAAGGCCAAAAAGCTCTTCGACGAGCAGCTCGACCTGATTCGCGCGCGCTTCGATTTCGTGGGCAAGTCCATCGAGGCGGACGTGCTACGGCGCAAGGTGCGCGCGCTGGAGCGCGGCGCGAAGTCGTCGGAGCTCGCGGATCTGGACCGGGAGCTTTCGTCGCGACTTGGCGAGCTCGAGGCTTCGTTTCAATCGATCGTCAACGCGAACGAGCCCACGGTTCTGGCAGCGGGCGACTTCGAAAAAATCGAGCAGCTGGCCCACGAGACGTACACGGATCTACGCGGCGACGTGCGGCGCCTGCTCGCGGACGACGAGGTGATTTCGCTTTCAGTGAAGCGCGGTTCGCTCACGCCGGCGGAATACGACGAGATCAAATCGCACGTGACGCACACCTTCAATTTTCTTTCCCAGATCCCGTGGGGAAAGATGTTTCGCCGCGTTCCTCTGATTGCGGGCGCGCACCACGAGCGGCTCAACGGTACGGGATATCCGAA
It includes:
- a CDS encoding PhoH family protein, translated to MTSITSELEIADMGTLLTLSGPQNEKLRAIEREADVQVGLRGNTIFIQGEPDAVALVERFLSESANLLTTRGIRVDTVDMRRALRMLREDPERRLSDIFAFDRDGGEDVVTLGSARRPIGPRGMAQKRYVESIRSHDLTFGIGPAGTGKTYLAMACAVAALKSGAAKRIVLTRPAVEAGEKLGFLPGDLAEKVNPYLRPLYDALNDMMDFDKAQGLITRGAIEVAPLAFMRGRTLNDSFVILDEAQNTTSDQMRMFLTRLGYNSKAVVTGDVTQVDLPEGRSSGLAEARDLLGKVPGIAFCHFTDVDVVRHPLVQKIILAYESRDSTRRAGTAPQSSETR
- a CDS encoding UTP--glucose-1-phosphate uridylyltransferase; its protein translation is MSPHPSHDLQEELDTIDPDLHARLTRAGFDAARLLHLAKDLGQGTAAERRDKRNRVPGPVEPPSEDEIWSIPQPGSERHRQLEALGLEALQKGELAFAVLAGGMATRMGGVVKALVEVTPGHTFLDVRLRENRLWSERAGKPVPLWLMTSDATDEPTRSALSKAGVGAHVKTFLQDLGPRLTPDGHLFRGADGRPSLYSPGHGDLVDAVRRSGLLRDFLAAGGRYVWIANLDNLGATIDPVLLGLFIENHTKGQRVDVMCEVTDKDPGDRGGIPVHALGKLQVLEEFRLPRDFDATKVSVFNTNTFVVGAEALQTADIAWNWFEVEKNVDGKPAIQFERLLQELTGAMRAAYVRVPRRGAASRFLPVKDREELEARRNTILEVARSRGILLP
- a CDS encoding GAF domain-containing protein, which codes for MSYGDDGGPATERMTGGAADMGALVARLARAGDALRHDGRLPPHWVSSPHPLLLMVAQNSHIVLVAPAIVWDRGRELLKPFSDRFAQEGAMLVLMGHPREGDFAQAMNKGLASIVSEEPSPDELHVAVFRALELLEAKVHAESRARSLRRYRYEVAELVDIARAMTTERDVNKLLSVVLEKSRFITGADAGSIYVVEGEEKNRRLRFKLTQNDSVHFDAREFVIPLSNRSIAGSAARSKKPINIADVYELPPGSPYGFDKSFDQKIGYLTKSMLTYPLISQRDEVIGVISLINKKKEPHKLLLSPEDFEEQVIPFDERSEELLGMLAAQAGVSLENTLLYDEIRMLFEGFVKASVEAIESRDPTTSGHSRRVADLTVELAKAVDKESTGPYADAFFSREDIRELEYASLLHDFGKIGVRERVLVKAKKLFDEQLDLIRARFDFVGKSIEADVLRRKVRALERGAKSSELADLDRELSSRLGELEASFQSIVNANEPTVLAAGDFEKIEQLAHETYTDLRGDVRRLLADDEVISLSVKRGSLTPAEYDEIKSHVTHTFNFLSQIPWGKMFRRVPLIAGAHHERLNGTGYPNRLRAEEIPVQSKMMSIADIYDALTAADRPYKKAIPIDRAIDILEYGVKDGHLDAVLVRVFREARIWELCDPVPASLIFR